The uncultured Paludibaculum sp. sequence CTTTCAGATTCAGGCCTTCCTGGTAGTACAGGGCCAGGACCTGACGCTCGGCCACCGGCATCCGCGAGATTCCTTCCGCGATCACCTTCTTCAGCTCGGCCCGCTCCAGAATCCGCCCTGGCTCGTGGTCTTCCTTATCGGCAAAGAAGCACAGGAAGGTCATCTTGTCGGTATTCACCGGAGCCGCATCAAGACTGCCGATGGAGACGCCCCGCGTCTGCACCAGCGTCTGCTGGTACTCTTCCAGGTCCATGCCCAGTTCCGCGGCAATCTCTTCCTCGGTCGGTGGACGCTGCAACTGCTGTTCCAGCTTGGAGATCGCCGCCTGCACCTGCTTCACCACCTTACGGTGATGCGGCGCAATACCGTCGATACCCCGAATGCTGTCCATGATCGCGCCCCGGATCCGGTAGCTAGCAAACGTCGAAAGCTTGACGTTGTGAATCGGGTCGTAGCTGTCGATCGC is a genomic window containing:
- a CDS encoding FliA/WhiG family RNA polymerase sigma factor; amino-acid sequence: MASSQFAAYESEVASAASSRETLILEHLPLVRWIAHRIHERLPREFSLDDLISTGILGLIAAIDSYDPIHNVKLSTFASYRIRGAIMDSIRGIDGIAPHHRKVVKQVQAAISKLEQQLQRPPTEEEIAAELGMDLEEYQQTLVQTRGVSIGSLDAAPVNTDKMTFLCFFADKEDHEPGRILERAELKKVIAEGISRMPVAERQVLALYYQEGLNLKEIASIMNLHYSRISQLKTQAILRLKTLMDKKWPTPRGDI